From Nicotiana tabacum cultivar K326 chromosome 22, ASM71507v2, whole genome shotgun sequence, one genomic window encodes:
- the LOC107794056 gene encoding chloroplast envelope quinone oxidoreductase homolog: MAELMRAVQYDSYGGGAAGLKHVEVPVPTPGKDEVLLKLEATSLNPLDLRFQKGVARPFIPRKFPVIPGTDVAGEVVQVGPNVVKFKAGDKVVALLNTLIGGGLAEYAVAKESLTVPRPEEVSAAEGAGLPIAALTAHKALVDVAGLKLDGSGPRMNILVTAASGGVGHYAVQLAKLGNTHVTGTCGARNIDFVKSLGADDVLDYTTPEGAALKSPSGHKYDVVVHCARGISWSTFEPNLSDTGRVIDLTPGPSSMCTYVLKKLTFSKKQLLPLILIPKGDKELKLLVRLVKEGKLKTVFDSKHPLSKAQDAWAKSLDGHATGKIIVEI, encoded by the exons ATGGCTGAGTTAATGCGCGCAGTCCAGTACGATTCTTATGGAGGCGGGGCTGCTGGCTTGAAG CATGTTGAAGTTCCAGTGCCTACTCCAGGCAAGGATGAGGTGTTGCTAAAGTTGGAAGCAACAAGCTTAAATCCATTAGACTTGAGATTTCAGAAAGGTGTGGCTCGTCCTTTTATTCCTCGCAAATTTCCCGTAATACCTG GTACTGATGTAGCAGGGGAGGTTGTACAAGTTGGACCCAATGTTGTAAAATTTAAGGCTGGTGACAAAGTTGTGGCACTTCTTAATACACTT ATTGGAGGCGGATTGGCCGAGTATGCAGTTGCAAAGGAGAGCTTGACTGTTCCAAGGCCAGAAGAGGTATCGGCTGCTGAAGGTGCAGGACTTCCAATTGCTGCTCTTACAGCACACAAGGCCCTTGTTGATGTTGCTGGACTCAAACTAGACGGAAGTGGACCGCGTATGAACATTCTTGTCACGGCTGCCTCGGGTGGTGTTGGACACTATGCTGTTCAATTGGCAAAGCTAGGTAATACTCATGTTACAGGGACATGTGGAGCTCGTAACATTGATTTCGTAAAGAGTTTGGGAGCAGATGACGTTCTTGACTACACGACGCCAGAAGGAGCAGCTCTTAAGAGTCCATCAGGCCACAAATATGATGTAGTGGTTCACTGTGCTAGAGGAATTTCCTGGTCAACATTTGAGCCTAATTTGAGTGACACAGGCAGGGTCATTGATCTGACTCCCGGGCCTAGTTCAATGTGCACCTATGTATTGAAAAAATTGACCTTCTCCAAAAAGCAGTTGCTGCCATTGATTTTGATTCCTAAAGGAGATAAGGAACTGAAGTTGCTTGTCCGGTTGGTAAAGGAAGGGAAGCTTAAGACTGTATTTGACTCCAAGCATCCTCTAAGCAAGGCGCAAGATGCTTGGGCCAAGAGCCTTGATGGACATGCCACGGGGAAGATCATTGTGGAGATATAA